One genomic window of Candidatus Binatia bacterium includes the following:
- a CDS encoding methyl-accepting chemotaxis protein has product MTAEAKGRRAAAQETPPHSKHEPHEGTSSAPTPQVVPPAPPPRPLPEARPGSAPPFSVAAFVAALVAGLFGHFLPGAMGFGAAVVAAIFGAVAVALLSGSADVRRAASEELVRERERASLAADQLEKSRRHADLATVQFREGKDPLTEVPELRVGPLRELLEAARESATIPVVSRLTMSEEELVAADGEPLPVPWPAGADELPPAPPASEPPAARPAYEPEAAPASRRAEAADAAARAGILKELNALIAGLGELATGLEAPASAPGEGAGRTPAQLVDAVVHTAADGIEDLAAGLMRANELASVAERVTNKATLLALNAALEATRSGSEAFAAIAEETRRLAEFAREATDTIARLSSEIEYKVGETITAIHATSEDAKSVVATFQASPGAPPIPTAAVEALLRRAQELKRRLLAEAA; this is encoded by the coding sequence ATGACCGCTGAGGCCAAGGGCCGCCGGGCAGCCGCGCAGGAGACGCCCCCACATTCCAAGCACGAGCCGCACGAGGGGACGTCCAGCGCTCCGACGCCGCAGGTGGTGCCGCCGGCTCCGCCGCCGCGACCCCTCCCGGAGGCCCGACCGGGCTCCGCTCCGCCCTTTTCGGTCGCGGCCTTCGTCGCCGCACTCGTGGCCGGCCTGTTCGGACATTTCCTGCCGGGAGCCATGGGTTTTGGCGCCGCCGTGGTGGCCGCGATCTTCGGCGCCGTCGCGGTGGCGCTTCTCTCCGGAAGCGCGGACGTGCGCCGCGCCGCCTCGGAAGAGCTGGTGCGCGAGCGCGAGCGCGCGTCGCTCGCCGCCGACCAGCTCGAGAAGTCGCGCCGTCACGCCGACCTCGCCACCGTGCAGTTCCGGGAAGGGAAGGACCCGCTGACCGAGGTGCCCGAGCTGCGCGTGGGGCCGCTCCGCGAGCTGCTCGAGGCGGCGCGCGAGAGCGCGACGATCCCCGTGGTGAGTCGCCTCACGATGAGCGAGGAGGAGCTGGTCGCTGCCGATGGCGAGCCGCTCCCGGTTCCGTGGCCTGCCGGAGCGGACGAGCTCCCGCCGGCTCCGCCCGCAAGCGAGCCTCCTGCGGCGCGCCCGGCGTACGAGCCCGAGGCGGCGCCGGCCTCGCGGCGCGCCGAAGCGGCCGACGCGGCCGCGCGCGCGGGAATCCTGAAGGAGCTGAACGCGCTGATCGCCGGGCTGGGCGAGCTGGCCACCGGGCTCGAGGCCCCGGCGTCGGCGCCGGGTGAGGGCGCCGGCCGCACGCCCGCGCAGCTGGTGGACGCGGTCGTGCACACCGCCGCCGACGGCATCGAGGATCTCGCCGCGGGTCTCATGCGCGCGAACGAGCTTGCGAGCGTGGCGGAGCGGGTCACGAACAAGGCGACCCTGCTCGCGCTGAACGCCGCGCTCGAGGCCACGCGCTCGGGCAGCGAGGCGTTCGCGGCCATCGCCGAGGAGACCCGCCGCCTCGCGGAGTTCGCCCGGGAGGCGACCGACACCATCGCGCGCCTCTCCAGCGAGATCGAATACAAGGTGGGCGAGACCATCACCGCGATCCACGCGACCAGCGAGGACGCCAAGTCGGTGGTGGCCACGTTCCAGGCTTCCCCCGGCGCGCCGCCCATCCCGACCGCCGCGGTCGAGGCGCTCCTTCGCCGCGCCCAGGAGCTGAAGCGCCGCCTCTTGGCCGAAGCCGCATGA
- a CDS encoding chemotaxis protein CheW, producing the protein MRRESGTALGTRGLIAFPVGEILFGVPVEDVAGLIEADHIAPLPRRGGAVSGVTAFRGTMVPVVDLCEWLGVSGPSGDAPRYGVVLSRGTERFALLVPSMPRLWPGREIKESDESIADGELASVIGSVYLAGAERIHCLRCWSIFDAVMPPVPAGSDSDRSRRGDDDR; encoded by the coding sequence GTGCGACGTGAATCGGGCACGGCCCTGGGCACGCGCGGTCTCATCGCGTTTCCGGTCGGCGAGATTCTCTTCGGCGTCCCCGTCGAGGACGTGGCCGGCCTGATCGAAGCCGATCACATCGCGCCGCTGCCTCGCCGCGGCGGAGCGGTCTCGGGCGTGACGGCGTTTCGGGGCACCATGGTGCCGGTCGTGGACCTCTGCGAGTGGCTCGGGGTGTCGGGTCCCTCCGGCGATGCGCCGCGCTACGGCGTGGTGCTGTCGCGCGGGACCGAGCGCTTCGCGCTGCTCGTCCCCTCGATGCCCCGTCTGTGGCCCGGGCGTGAGATCAAGGAGTCCGACGAGTCGATTGCCGACGGCGAGCTGGCCTCGGTGATCGGTTCGGTCTATCTCGCCGGCGCGGAGCGGATCCACTGCCTCCGCTGCTGGTCCATCTTTGACGCCGTGATGCCTCCGGTTCCGGCGGGCTCCGATTCCGATCGATCGAGGAGAGGTGACGATGACCGCTGA